The proteins below come from a single Chryseobacterium bernardetii genomic window:
- a CDS encoding T9SS type A sorting domain-containing protein, which produces MKKILLLCLLMVNMLISAQITLGQGSTVVGKVPVDSYWEYSYSQQIFTKQEINANAAGNITGLKFYLDPAGIITNSSDWVVYLGHTSKTEFTSDTDWVPVSDLTEVYAGTVSNVNGMVELTFATPFPYNNTQNLVIAVDENNPAYDDERVFYVHHLNNVPKNSIGIIGFSDIDPSDPGYGSLFDYRSVVSFMGLTANALPACTSVMSPANNAVMVPLTSDISWYPSPGATSYKISIGTTPGGSNIVNQQTVTTTSFTPSSPLSLDTTYYVKVTAVGAGGESSGCAETKFTTTLSSPLNDECATAVTLTVNPDMNCASKTFGHTFGATDSSLPVDPCYGEADDDVWYKFTATSASHIVSLSNMVSIGSEDSYSLQFQVLSGDCSTLANVVCSDYDELKVVSGLTVGATYYIRVYTDGGAGEAQSFDICIGTLPPTPVNDDCSGALTASTFPYTYTQSDAAGATNNSGFVEICSNSMNDGTWFKFTGDGTMHHIKVSMPAGSDFDPQIGVFSGACDSLACESTIDSNSAGNAEEISVPTVAGTTYYVNVGHYSGYTDYLEGTFTITINKGTLATSEVSKAKNEIRVYPNPFADILNIAKADQVKSVSVMDISGRLVKTIENPSSILHLNELKQGLYVVILNMKDGSKQTVKAIKK; this is translated from the coding sequence TTCTTATTCTCAACAAATATTTACAAAACAGGAAATCAATGCTAATGCAGCAGGAAACATTACAGGTCTCAAATTTTATCTTGATCCTGCCGGAATTATAACGAACTCATCAGACTGGGTAGTGTATTTAGGGCATACTTCTAAAACTGAATTTACCTCTGATACAGATTGGGTTCCTGTTTCAGACCTTACAGAAGTATATGCCGGTACAGTTAGTAATGTAAACGGAATGGTAGAACTCACTTTTGCTACTCCTTTTCCTTATAATAATACACAGAACCTGGTGATTGCAGTAGATGAAAATAATCCGGCTTATGATGATGAACGTGTATTTTATGTACATCATCTTAATAATGTACCTAAAAACTCTATTGGGATTATAGGCTTTTCAGATATCGATCCTTCAGATCCTGGCTATGGCAGTTTATTTGATTACAGATCTGTTGTCAGTTTTATGGGATTAACAGCTAATGCATTACCAGCCTGTACTTCTGTAATGTCGCCGGCAAATAATGCTGTTATGGTACCATTAACTTCTGATATTAGCTGGTATCCGTCACCCGGAGCTACAAGCTATAAAATATCTATAGGAACCACCCCGGGCGGTTCTAATATCGTGAATCAGCAAACAGTAACTACTACGAGTTTTACACCATCATCTCCTCTTTCTTTAGATACCACTTATTATGTAAAAGTTACAGCAGTGGGAGCAGGAGGAGAATCTTCAGGATGTGCCGAAACAAAATTTACAACAACACTCTCTTCTCCTTTGAATGATGAATGCGCTACAGCAGTTACTTTAACAGTAAATCCGGATATGAACTGTGCAAGTAAAACATTTGGGCATACCTTTGGAGCTACTGATTCCAGTTTGCCGGTAGATCCTTGCTATGGGGAAGCTGATGATGATGTATGGTACAAATTCACTGCAACTTCAGCATCTCATATAGTTTCATTGAGTAATATGGTTTCTATAGGTTCTGAAGATAGTTATTCTCTTCAGTTTCAGGTTTTAAGTGGCGATTGCAGTACCCTGGCAAATGTTGTATGCTCAGATTATGATGAACTTAAGGTGGTTTCTGGCCTTACGGTGGGGGCAACCTATTATATAAGAGTATATACAGACGGAGGAGCAGGTGAGGCTCAAAGCTTTGATATTTGTATAGGAACACTTCCTCCAACACCAGTAAATGATGACTGCTCAGGGGCATTAACTGCTTCAACATTCCCTTATACATATACACAATCTGATGCTGCAGGAGCTACTAATAATAGCGGTTTTGTTGAAATCTGCTCCAATAGTATGAATGATGGTACCTGGTTTAAATTTACGGGAGATGGTACTATGCATCATATTAAAGTTTCAATGCCGGCAGGAAGTGATTTTGATCCGCAGATAGGAGTATTTAGTGGTGCTTGTGATAGTCTTGCATGTGAAAGTACTATTGACAGTAATAGCGCAGGCAACGCAGAAGAAATTTCTGTACCAACTGTTGCAGGAACTACCTACTATGTAAATGTAGGGCATTATAGTGGCTATACGGATTACTTAGAAGGAACATTCACCATTACTATTAATAAAGGAACTCTTGCGACTTCAGAAGTCTCTAAAGCTAAGAATGAAATTAGAGTATATCCGAACCCATTTGCTGATATACTGAATATTGCAAAAGCAGATCAGGTGAAATCAGTCTCTGTTATGGATATTTCAGGCAGATTAGTGAAGACTATTGAAAACCCTTCCTCAATCCTTCATTTAAACGAATTGAAGCAAGGTCTGTATGTAGTGATTTTGAATATGAAAGATGGAAGCAAACAGACCGTAAAAGCAATTAAGAAATAA